Below is a window of Hyalangium ruber DNA.
GTATACACTGTATACCTTCCTGCCTCTGAGGAGATTCGAATGAGCGATCGATGGCTGCTCCGTGGTGCGCAAATCCTGACGTGCGATCCCGACTTCGCCGACCTGCCTCGGGGCGATGTGCTGATCGAGGACGGAGTGATCGCCGCGCTCGGGCCCGACCTGCGCGTGGACAACTGCCGCATCCTCGAACTCGACGGGAAGCTGCTCATGCCCGGCTTCATCGATACGCATCGGCACACGTGGCAGACGCCCTTGCGCGCCCTGGGCGGGGATTGGACCATCATGGACTATCTGGCGGCCGTGCGCGTGAAGCTCGCGCCGGCCTTCCAGGCCCGCGACCTCTACGCCGCCAATCTGGCCGGCGCGCTCGAAGCGCTGGACGCTGGCATTACGACGCTCGTCGACTACTCCCACTGCATCGACTCGCCCGAGCACGCGGATGCCGCGCTCGCGGGGCTCGAGGACGCTGGGATTCGGGCGCTCTTCTCCTACGGCTATGCGCCTGGAGCCCGAGAGAGCTCCGCACTGCCGACCCCCGCGAGCCGGATGGAGGAGGCCCGCCGCCTGCGGACCACGCGCCTGTCCTCGGATGACCGCCTGGTCAGGCTGGGCATTGCCCTGACCGAGATGCAGATCCCCTGGGAATCGAGCCGGGCGGAGCTCCTCTCGGCGCGCGAGCTCGGCGTCCCCATCACCCTGCACTGCTCGGCGTGGCCCGTGCAGGGCCCGAGCGAGATCCAGAAGATGGCGGCCGAGGGCTTGCTCGGACCCGACGTCCTCTTCGTCCACTGCACGTGGAGCCCCGAGGAGGATCTGAAGCGCATCGCGGACAGCGGGGGTTCGCTCTCCGTGACTCCAGAGACCGAGATGCAGATGGGCATGGGCTTCCCCATCACCGGACGGGCCCTGCGCAACGGCGTCCGGACCACGCTTGGCTGCGACGTGGTGTCGAGCAATGGCGGCGACCTGTTCACCGCGATGCGCCTGGCCCTACAGGTCGAGCGGGCCCAGGTGAACGCCCGCGAGGGGCTGCCACGGGCACTCGAACTCAAGGCCGCTCGGGTCCTCGAGCTGGTGACACGCGACGCCGCGGAAGCCATCGGGCTGGGTCGCCGCACAGGCTCGATCCGACCTGGCAAGGACGCGGACCTGATCGTGCTCGCCGCCGACGCGCTGAACATGACACCGCTCAACCGGCCGCGAGACGCGGTCGTGCTGCAGGCCCATGCAGGCAATGTCGAGTCGGTGATGGTCCGCGGCAGGTGGGTGAAGCACCGGGGTGCGCTGCTCGACGTCGACCTGGCGGCGGTCCGGCGAAGGCTGCTCGAGGCACGTGACGCGGTGCTCGAGCGCGTGGGAGGCAGCGCGACGCTCCTCAGCGAGCGCGAGGAGCTCACCAAGCACTGGGACACCGGCAGCGGGCTCACCCCCGCCAAGGATGCTCGGTAGCGCGGGCGGGAGCTCAGGTCTGGCGTGTCCGTCGGCCTCTCGGCGATGCGCTCCGGCTCGCCTCGATGCGCCGCTGAATCCCCTCAAGCATGAAGCCCAGGCTGGTCTCGAACTCCGCCTCGACATCCATGGCCTGCATGTGCGGCAGGGAGTGGGCAATGCCGGGGTACTCCGAGGGAGACATCGCCGCGGCCGCCGCGAAGAACCGCTGGAACAGCGGGGAGGCATCCGAGCGCCGTGCCTCCCACTGCTCCTGTCGGCGAACCGCGCCGGCGAGCCAGGAGAAGAAGGTGTTGTGCAGCTCTCCGGCCTCCTCCCACGGCACCCCCGCGTCGTGCAGCTTGCGGACCGTCCGGTCCAGAAGCACGAGGGTGCCGGCAACGACGGGGCCCTCATCCAGGAGGAAGTCCATGACGCCTCGGTTCTCGAGGCCCAGCGCTCTCACGCGCCCCGCGAGCTCCCGAAGCCACGCCAACGGCTCCAACCGCTCATCGGGGAGCGCAAGGGTGGAGAAGATCTCCGTGACGACCCACAGCACGAGCTCGTCCCGGTTCTCGACGTGCTTGTACACGGCCATGGGGGTGACCCCGAGCCGCTCGGCCAGGGCCCGCATCGAGAGCTGTCGGAGCCCCTCGCCGCGGACAATCTCGATGCCGGCCGCCACCACGAGAGAGCGCGAGAGTCGTGGACGAGGCGCGCGAACGCGGCGTGGCTTGCGCTCCTGGGAAGGCATGCGCCCGAGCATAGCCGCGCAGGCGGGGGAGGAGCGCTGGTGAGAGGGCGCAACCTGACCTAGTTGCACCCCTGGTTCGTCAGGAAGGTCACGCCGCGGTTCTTCTCGCTCGTGCCGCTCGTGCCGCCGTAGTCCGTGTTCGTGAAGGACAGGAGCACGCTGGCCCCCGAGGACTGATTGCGGAACTCCATCGTCATGGTGTTGGGAATGAGCGTGGTGCTGTTCGGATAGTTCGCACCGATGGTGTAGCGCATCCGGCCGTTCGGCAACGCCGCGCACTTGGCCATCTTGTTCTCGAGCGTCACCCAGTTGCCGCGGTTGAAGTTCGCATCCTGCGGCACCAGGTTCGCCCGCTTGCCCCAGCCCCCGAGCTGCGAGCCGATGAGGTGTCCCCCGTCATAGTCGTTGCTGGGGTTGGCCGCGTCGCCCCACTGCCCCACGCTCGCCTGACAGGAGTCGGAGCGCGCCTCGGCGGCGATGGGCGGCAGGTACGAGTACGCCCGGTTCGGCCGCCCCGCGCTGTCGATGAAGTAGTACTCGCCGTTCAGGCTGTGCCAGACATTCCGGTCGCCCGAGGGGAAGTACTGCGGACAATCGGTGATGAGGGCGGCGTTGACGTCCCCGTGGAGCTGGAACCCAACGCCGTAGGGCGCCAACGCCTCCTGAATCTCCTGCTCGGTGTGGCGCTCGAAGAACTCCATGACCGCGCTGGGGCCACCGAAGTCCCGCTCGATCTGGCTGGCGACCTCGTCGCCCCCCAGATCCGGGGCCTCTCCACAACCGGCGAGCCAGAGGCCAAACACCGCCGCAACCGCTAACTGGGTCATGGTGCGCAATTCACCGCTCCTTCCGCAGGGACGCTGCATGTGGACACGTTGCGCACATGACTCTACCCGTGAGGGGATAGAACCAAAATTTTAGGAATTGAGATTGTGCGGTGTCACACCGCACCCACTACTCAATCGTCATCGTCGTCGTCGAACCCCCCGCCGCCACCGCCAATGTCTCCATCGACGTCATAGACGCGGTCGGGCACATCGAAGGTACACGTCAGCGTGGCTCCGTCCGAGTAGCGGTAGGTGAACTGGCCCTCCGCGTGATCCGGGGTCATTCGGTTCAGCGTCACCGAGGCCTCCACCGGAACTCCGGGCGGCGTGAGATAGCCGCTCGTCGCGCCCATGTTCCCATCCCATGCGCGCACCAGCGAAGTCTCCTCGGGGACCAGCATGCCCTCTCGGGCCAGGAGCTTCACGGTCCGCGCGCCGGACGCCTCGAACTGGGGCTTGCCCATCAAGCGGATGTCCACGCCGAAGTTCTGGAGGCCCTGGACGCCCTCGGGCTTGTAGTTCAGGTCCACCAACGTGTGCTCGCTGCCGTCCGCCTCGAGGGCGTCGCTCTGCACGGAGTTCAAGGCGATGGGCCAGCTCACGCGCTGGCCGAAGTGGGTGCCCGTGCATTCGCCCGTGGGTTTGGGCGAATCACAGGAAGCGGTGAGCAGGGCCAATGCCAGCCACGGAAGCGTCGTACGCGGTGCGGAACGGAGCATGGGCCCATCCTAAAGCACCGCCTGGCCATTCCAATCCGCCATCAGTCCTCGCCTCTGGGGGATGGGATAGCATCCGCCCGCACCCCTGCCGAAAGCCCCCATGCTGAGACGCTGTCTTTTGATCGCTGGCCTCGTGCCGCTCCTCCTCACGGGCTCGCTTGCCCATGCGCAGGCTCCGGCCAAGGCCGAAGCGTCGCGGTACTCGCCATCCGCCGCCTCGCGGTGGTTGGACATCTCCCTGGAAGCCACCGCTCGGGAGGTGGATCGCAACGGCGCGCGGCCCACCATCCTCTCGCGCACCCTGGCCATCGCCATGACGGCCATGTACGACGCCTGGGCCGCGTATGACGACAAGGCCGTGGGCACGCGCCTGGGCGCCACGCTGCGGCGGCCCGCGGCGGAGCGGACGCTGGCGAATCGAGAGAAGGCCATCGCCTACGCCACCTACCGCGCCCTGGTGGACGTGTACCCCCAGGACCAGGCGTGGTGCGCCGAGCAGATGCGCAAGATGGGCTTCGACCCGAATGACACCTCGAAGGACCTCGCCACGCCGCAGGGCGTGGGCAACGCCGCCGCGGCCGCCGTCATCGCCTATCGCCACCAGGATGGCGCCAACCAGCTCGGGGACGAGCGCGGCTCCAAGGGAGGCGCCTACTCCGACTACACCTATTACACCCCCGTCAACTCACACCTTGAGCTGCTCGACGCCGACCGCTGGCAGCCCATCACCTTCGACAACGGCAAGGGCGGCAAGGTCACCCCCGGCTTCCTCACGCCGCACTGGTACCGGGTGAAGCCCTTCGCGCTCGAGCGGCCGGACCAGTTCCGCCCGCCCCCGCCGCCCCTCGTGGGCTCGAAGCAGCTGCTCGCCGAGGTGGATGAAATCATCGCCTACAACGCCAGCCTCACCCCCGAGCAGAAGGCCATCGTCGAGTTCATGCGCGACGGTCCCCGGTCCACCGGACAGTCCGGGCACTGGCTGAAGTTCGCGCAGGCCGTCTCGCGCCGCGACCGCCATACGCTCGAGCAGGACGTGAAGCTGTACTTCGCCGTGGCCAACGTGGCGATGGATGCCTTCATCGCCTCCTGGGAGGCCAAGCGCTTCTATGACACCTCCCGCCCGTGGACGCTGGTGCGGCATTACTACGCGGGCCGGAAAATCAAGGGCTGGGCAGGGCCCGGCAAGGGCGTCATCGAGCTGCCCGCGGAGTCCTGGCACCCCTATTCGCCCTCCACCTTCATCACCCCGCCCTTCCCGGGCTACGTCTCGGGGCACAGCACCGTGAGCGCCGCGTGCGCCAAGGTGCTGGAGCTGTCCACGGGAAGCGACACCTTCGGTGAGGTGGAGAAGCGCACCGCGGGCGAGCTCACGGAGGCGGACTTCCCATGCACCGCCATCCAGCAGGGCCTGGGGCAGGCTCCCGCCGGGGCGAGCCAGGGCTGCGTGGTGTCCCTGAAGCTGCCGACCTTCAGCGCCACCGCGGAGATGGCGGGCATCTCCCGCGTCATGGGCGGCTACCACATCCAGGCGGACAACGTGGAAGGCTTGGCGCTCGGGCGCAAGGTGGCGAACTTCACCTGGCCTCGGATGCAGGCCTACTTCAACGGCGCTCCCGGCGTCGCGACGCCCGGCGCCCCTTGAGCACCGGCGGGTGCTCCGGAGGCGGAGAGCTCGGCGAGCACCGCCTCCAGCACCTCGCCGCCGCGGACGATGCGCACCAGGCGCCCCTGCGCGTCATAGAGCAGCACCGTGGGTAGCGCGAGCTGTCCACCCGGTGAGAGCGGATCCGCCACCTCGGCCGGCAGCGCCGCCACCAGATAGGAGATGGCCAGCTTCGCGGCCTCGGCCTGCACCTGCTCCGGCGCGTGCGCCGCCAGGCCGCGCACCTGCCACCGCCCCTCCTGGGCCAGCTTGGACAGGATGGGCACCTCCGCGCGGCACGGCTTGCACCACGAGGCGAAGATCTGCACCGCCGTGGGCCTTCCATCCTTCACACCGCCCACCTGCTCCACGCTCAGCGGCAGCTTCGGCGCGCTCACGCGGGGCGCGCGGGGGGTGAACGGGGTGGAGTCCTTCGCCCCACCCTCCGTCAGTGCCCAGCGCCGGCCCGCCTGGAGCGTGCCGAAGGACTCCGTCACTCCGGGGCGCCACGTCACCTCCACCTCCGCCTGCTCCTCCGTGCCCATGCCCACATGCACGGAGGGGTCCACCGCGCTCACGTAGCCCCGCGTCAGCAGCACCGGGAAGGCCCGCGTGCCCGCCGCCGTCCGCACCCGCACCGTCGCGGTGCTCGCCTCGGCATCCCCCTGGAGCGCCTTGAGCCGCAGCTCCATCGCGCGGCCCCCCTCCCCTTCGTTCACGAAGAGCTGGAGGCGCGGCTTGGCCCGGTTGAGCATGAGCAGCTCCTGGTCTCCGTCGCCGTCCAGGTCCTGCGCCACCAGCGCCCGGCCATCCAAGCGGGAGGCGAAGCCATCCGTGTAGGAGCACTCCTCGAAGGAGCCATCCGGCCGCTGCAGCCACAGCTTCTTGGGCTCCCAGCCCGAGAAGGACATCTCGTAGCCGGTCAGCCCTTCACGCCGCAGCGGAGAGGGTCCCCCCTGCGCCATGACATAGGGGGTGGTCGTCGCCGCTGTGCTCTTGCGGCTGACCGACTGGGTATCGAGTGAGAGCGCCAGGACCTGGCGCCAGTAGACACTTCAAAGATCTTTTCGATTTGGCGCGCTGTAGAAGCCATTCGCCACGGCGATGTCCAACCGCCCATCGTCATCCGCGTCGAGGAAGATGGAGCCAAAGGCCCACAGGCCGCGGTTCACGCCGCGCGCCAGGGCCACCTCCTCGAAGCCGCCACCCTCGCGCGCGAGGTAGAGCGTGTTGCCCGCGGCGAACTTGTCCAGCCGGGCCTTCAGCTCCGGGCGCACCTGGGCCGCGGCGGCCAGCACGCGCGTGCCGGCCTTGGAGAACATGTTGGCGACATAGAGGTCCAACCGCCCGTCGCCGTTCACGTCTCCGACGTCCGCGCTCATGCCGTTGCCCGGATCCCTCAGGCCGTGGGCGTCCGTCACATCACGCGGAGTGCCCTCGGCCTCCATGCGCCAGAGATCATTGTCCCCGAAGTCATTGGCCACATAGACCTGGGGGCGCCCCTCTCCGAGCAGGTCGGCCGCGACGGCGGCCAGGCCCCAGCGCCGGTGCCGCTCGGCCTTGGGCGGCGAAACCTCCTCGAAGGAGAGGTCCCCCTTGCCCAGGAAGAAGCGCGGGGGGCGGCCATCCTTCGCATCGAGCATGTCGTCCGGCTCGGACTTCATCGGGTAGTGGATGAGGACGAGGTCCAGCTTGCCGTCGCCATTGAAGTCCGTGGTCAACGAGGTGTGCGTGTTGGCGGCGGGCAGCTTCGACGCGACGCTCGTGAGGACGCCCTTGTCATTGCGGAGCACGAGCGGGCGGGAGTCGGCATTCCAGGCGGTCTGCGTGGTGACGATGACGTCCGGGTCCCCGTCGGCGTCGAAGTCCCCGGCCGCCAGGGAAGAGAACCAGGCGCCCTTGGGAGGCGACACCTTCAGCTGCGTGCGCTCATAGCGCAGGGGCGCGGTGGCCTGGAGCAGGTAGAGGGCGCGCACGTCGGCGACGAGTACGTCCATCCGCCCATCGGCGTTGAAGTCGCGCACGGCGAGGGCGCCGCTGTTCATGGCCGCCTGCATGCCCGCGGCCTCGCCGTCCGCCTCGGGAGGGAGCACGAGCCCGACGCTCTCGGCCTGCTCGACGAAGCGCGGCTCGGGGCGGACCACCTCCTGCTTCCAGGCCGGCTCCAGGCGCTCCAACCGCCACGCGTCCCGGCGCGGGCGGCTCAAGGTGGCGGCCGCCTCGCCTCGGACCGAGCGACGGCCACCCTGGTGATCCACCCCGTCCAGCTCGAAGAGCATCCGCACCGTGGCGTCCTTGGGCCCGGGCTCGAAGCCGAGCGCGCGCACGCTGCATGAGGCGAGCGAGACGAAGGACTCGGTGGGCAGGCGGGCTTCGGGAGTGGCGACCTCCTCGGGCCAGGTGAAGCGCCCCTGCTTGAGCGGGCCACAGAGGCGGGTGTCGAAGAACGACTCCAGCGAGTCCTGCAGGGCCTCGCGGGAGTCGAGATCATCCAGCATCTTCTGGGCAACCCGGCTGGGTGCGCCCACGGCGGAGGACGCCGCGAGGCATAGCAGAAGCGGGAGCAGGGGGTTCCGCATTCACGCGGAGTGTAGCACGCCGCGCCGCGTCCAGCAGGAGGCGTACCACGCTTCTAGCCCCGCACTTCGCGCACTCCCCTGGCGATAGGCTGTAAATTGGCTGCACGGTGAAGCTGTGCTCAGCGCCAACCGCCCGGAGTTATTGGGGACTCTCCCCCCCCACGAGCACCCTGCTCGTGGGTAGAGGAAGCAAAGCGCCCGCTGCCTGTAGCCGACGTTCTCGAGGTATGCCCCCGAGCGAGCAGATGCTGGGGCCTGGAGGCTCCACATGCCACGCTCGGTAGTTCTGCTGCTCTGGGTGTTCCTCTTCGGGTGCAGCGGCAGCACGACGAAGGCCGTCCGCTTGGACACAGGCCGAGGCGAGCCTGGCGTCCACCTCCCGCGTCGCGACGTGGAACTGGCGGCGGTGAGCGAAAAGGAGTTCAAGAAGGCCGTCGCGCACCATGCTGCCTCTGTGCCTTCCGTCGAGCGGCCCCTGGAGTACGCCCGGCAGGTATTCGGGGTGCCCGAGCGAAGCGGCTGGTACCGGTACGACGGCAGGAGCCAACGCCTCGTGGCCTCGGCACCGGGGAGCACCAGGAACCTGCGTCTGTTGCCCGAAGACGAGGAGCTGAAGCGCCGCTACCTGCTGTGGTGCGAGCACGCATGGGGAGGCGGAGATTGCCTGCGGCTACTGGTGGACAAGCCCTTCCTGGATGGGGATGCCAGGTACGCGCTGGCCATGGCGATTGCTCACAGCAAGGTGCTGGGGGCCACGAAGGAGGAACTCGCCCGGATGGTGAGTCCCCAGGCGGTGGTGGCCACCGTGGTGGGCGGTCTGACCATGTACGCCATCTTGCTCGCACTCCCCGAGCCGGTGAGCAAGGGCATCGCCGCGCTGATGACGCTGGGGGCCATGGCCTACCTGGGCTGGGACACGGTGTGGCGCCTCATTGATGGGTGGCGAGTACTGATGAAGGAAGTGGATCAGGCCACCACCTTTGATGGCATCTACGCCTCCGGAACGAAGTTCGGGGAGACGATGGGGGAGAAGGCAGCGCGAGCCTTCGTCATGCTGGGCACAGTGGCCCTGGGGAACACGGCGGCGGGCATGGCGACAACGCTCCCGAAGTTGCCGGGAGCCGGGCAGGCGGCGGTGGTGGCCGAAGCCCAGCTGAACATCCGCTTCACGGCCCCAGCACTGGCTCAAGTGGAGTCGGTCGCCATCACTTCCGAGGGCATCACCCTTGCGTTGGCCCCCAACGCCGTTGCCATGGCAGCGCGTGACAGTTCAGGCGGCAAGGCTGGTGCGCACGAAGAGCCGCCCCGCTCCGAGGGCCCAGGGGGATGGGTGCAGGTGGACGAGTCCATGTCCGTGAGCGCCCGGACCTATCAAGCCCAGAGGACAGGGGCGCTCGAGGGCTACGCCTACCGCGTCAAGGTGGGTGACGAGGAGGTGGACTTCGATGGCTTCGAGCAAGGTGTGCTTCTCGAGGTCAAGGGCCCCGGCTACGCGCAGTGGATCACCCAGAAGCTGGACTTTCTGCCGATCTTCCAGGGACGCGACAAACTGCTTGCACAAGCGCGCCGCCAGCTTGACGTCGCCCGTGGAACGCCCATCCGATGGATCGGCGCCGAGGAGAA
It encodes the following:
- a CDS encoding TetR/AcrR family transcriptional regulator, with the protein product MPSQERKPRRVRAPRPRLSRSLVVAAGIEIVRGEGLRQLSMRALAERLGVTPMAVYKHVENRDELVLWVVTEIFSTLALPDERLEPLAWLRELAGRVRALGLENRGVMDFLLDEGPVVAGTLVLLDRTVRKLHDAGVPWEEAGELHNTFFSWLAGAVRRQEQWEARRSDASPLFQRFFAAAAAMSPSEYPGIAHSLPHMQAMDVEAEFETSLGFMLEGIQRRIEASRSASPRGRRTRQT
- a CDS encoding Tox-REase-5 domain-containing protein, with protein sequence MPRSVVLLLWVFLFGCSGSTTKAVRLDTGRGEPGVHLPRRDVELAAVSEKEFKKAVAHHAASVPSVERPLEYARQVFGVPERSGWYRYDGRSQRLVASAPGSTRNLRLLPEDEELKRRYLLWCEHAWGGGDCLRLLVDKPFLDGDARYALAMAIAHSKVLGATKEELARMVSPQAVVATVVGGLTMYAILLALPEPVSKGIAALMTLGAMAYLGWDTVWRLIDGWRVLMKEVDQATTFDGIYASGTKFGETMGEKAARAFVMLGTVALGNTAAGMATTLPKLPGAGQAAVVAEAQLNIRFTAPALAQVESVAITSEGITLALAPNAVAMAARDSSGGKAGAHEEPPRSEGPGGWVQVDESMSVSARTYQAQRTGALEGYAYRVKVGDEEVDFDGFEQGVLLEVKGPGYAQWITQKLDFLPIFQGRDKLLAQARRQLDVARGTPIRWIGAEEKLAGALRKMFERYGLKIEVLHVPPTPPTP
- a CDS encoding amidohydrolase family protein, which codes for MSDRWLLRGAQILTCDPDFADLPRGDVLIEDGVIAALGPDLRVDNCRILELDGKLLMPGFIDTHRHTWQTPLRALGGDWTIMDYLAAVRVKLAPAFQARDLYAANLAGALEALDAGITTLVDYSHCIDSPEHADAALAGLEDAGIRALFSYGYAPGARESSALPTPASRMEEARRLRTTRLSSDDRLVRLGIALTEMQIPWESSRAELLSARELGVPITLHCSAWPVQGPSEIQKMAAEGLLGPDVLFVHCTWSPEEDLKRIADSGGSLSVTPETEMQMGMGFPITGRALRNGVRTTLGCDVVSSNGGDLFTAMRLALQVERAQVNAREGLPRALELKAARVLELVTRDAAEAIGLGRRTGSIRPGKDADLIVLAADALNMTPLNRPRDAVVLQAHAGNVESVMVRGRWVKHRGALLDVDLAAVRRRLLEARDAVLERVGGSATLLSEREELTKHWDTGSGLTPAKDAR
- a CDS encoding vanadium-dependent haloperoxidase, with the protein product MPLLLTGSLAHAQAPAKAEASRYSPSAASRWLDISLEATAREVDRNGARPTILSRTLAIAMTAMYDAWAAYDDKAVGTRLGATLRRPAAERTLANREKAIAYATYRALVDVYPQDQAWCAEQMRKMGFDPNDTSKDLATPQGVGNAAAAAVIAYRHQDGANQLGDERGSKGGAYSDYTYYTPVNSHLELLDADRWQPITFDNGKGGKVTPGFLTPHWYRVKPFALERPDQFRPPPPPLVGSKQLLAEVDEIIAYNASLTPEQKAIVEFMRDGPRSTGQSGHWLKFAQAVSRRDRHTLEQDVKLYFAVANVAMDAFIASWEAKRFYDTSRPWTLVRHYYAGRKIKGWAGPGKGVIELPAESWHPYSPSTFITPPFPGYVSGHSTVSAACAKVLELSTGSDTFGEVEKRTAGELTEADFPCTAIQQGLGQAPAGASQGCVVSLKLPTFSATAEMAGISRVMGGYHIQADNVEGLALGRKVANFTWPRMQAYFNGAPGVATPGAP
- a CDS encoding ASPIC/UnbV domain-containing protein; protein product: MAQGGPSPLRREGLTGYEMSFSGWEPKKLWLQRPDGSFEECSYTDGFASRLDGRALVAQDLDGDGDQELLMLNRAKPRLQLFVNEGEGGRAMELRLKALQGDAEASTATVRVRTAAGTRAFPVLLTRGYVSAVDPSVHVGMGTEEQAEVEVTWRPGVTESFGTLQAGRRWALTEGGAKDSTPFTPRAPRVSAPKLPLSVEQVGGVKDGRPTAVQIFASWCKPCRAEVPILSKLAQEGRWQVRGLAAHAPEQVQAEAAKLAISYLVAALPAEVADPLSPGGQLALPTVLLYDAQGRLVRIVRGGEVLEAVLAELSASGAPAGAQGAPGVATPGAPLK
- a CDS encoding FG-GAP repeat domain-containing protein, with the protein product MGAPSRVAQKMLDDLDSREALQDSLESFFDTRLCGPLKQGRFTWPEEVATPEARLPTESFVSLASCSVRALGFEPGPKDATVRMLFELDGVDHQGGRRSVRGEAAATLSRPRRDAWRLERLEPAWKQEVVRPEPRFVEQAESVGLVLPPEADGEAAGMQAAMNSGALAVRDFNADGRMDVLVADVRALYLLQATAPLRYERTQLKVSPPKGAWFSSLAAGDFDADGDPDVIVTTQTAWNADSRPLVLRNDKGVLTSVASKLPAANTHTSLTTDFNGDGKLDLVLIHYPMKSEPDDMLDAKDGRPPRFFLGKGDLSFEEVSPPKAERHRRWGLAAVAADLLGEGRPQVYVANDFGDNDLWRMEAEGTPRDVTDAHGLRDPGNGMSADVGDVNGDGRLDLYVANMFSKAGTRVLAAAAQVRPELKARLDKFAAGNTLYLAREGGGFEEVALARGVNRGLWAFGSIFLDADDDGRLDIAVANGFYSAPNRKDL
- a CDS encoding DNA/RNA non-specific endonuclease, which encodes MTQLAVAAVFGLWLAGCGEAPDLGGDEVASQIERDFGGPSAVMEFFERHTEQEIQEALAPYGVGFQLHGDVNAALITDCPQYFPSGDRNVWHSLNGEYYFIDSAGRPNRAYSYLPPIAAEARSDSCQASVGQWGDAANPSNDYDGGHLIGSQLGGWGKRANLVPQDANFNRGNWVTLENKMAKCAALPNGRMRYTIGANYPNSTTLIPNTMTMEFRNQSSGASVLLSFTNTDYGGTSGTSEKNRGVTFLTNQGCN